One genomic segment of Phyllopteryx taeniolatus isolate TA_2022b chromosome 12, UOR_Ptae_1.2, whole genome shotgun sequence includes these proteins:
- the mcf2lb gene encoding guanine nucleotide exchange factor DBS isoform X7: MCMREAASPSSSSSSSSCSSSTPSSPASSLSRLPLAEDVSRQPGLCEAASPSLKSPRGHPSSPVTYTHTPSASVFLTRPLATRNTPLGLEPSASPASPCPSRRHPSSTPVNATAPLSQRKRPVKAGKLSLLPRKVSPCWAAGLPLRLWRMILWMKTEEMDVGELLERLRTVSRSIDEIMQLDSSPLRAADITPELRRQFAFLSGGRGDNGSPVIVFPEFPSFGEITDREFHNVLTYLTSVPSLPSTDVGFILVIDRRQDRWAAVKGTLLRIAGAFPGNLQLVLVLRPTTLLQRTLSDILFKFNKDEFKMKVPVIMLSSVSELHSYIDHTQLSRELGGTQAYCHEKWITQRIAIEGFALMVKKMAQALQSFGAELAETELPGETQATGLLLSAHGSKKDKMKDDLLVALKQGSRLLESINEPLMHNPDHSMNQDELENLATVQRLLSQLDETERAFDEFWGKHRVKLEQCLQLRHFEDDYKEVRLLLDQLSEKLATFSEVGISPAHADHILNDLNAYEERVCEVLDRALALAHEGDDLIQKAHYAQDSIVSKTSELRTLCQELSNNLRAKKELLLKARELHRCLERASKWCDDGIFLLASQPVDKCQSHEGAESALQELEGFLADAGQDRLSDLSSTFSNYEAVLDQQLRDQVERVLQKQASMQEMFDKRRVSLNKLAAKQTRPVQPVAPRPEAFIKSPLSSPAHKGKLDRSHSEGNNASYDKGDQRQIGEGKRRHGSLSEEEENLAVLRRHVMNELLETERAYVEELLCVLQGYASEMDNAAMAHLIPAHLQNKKEVLFGNMPEIYHFHKRTFLRELELYADCPELVGRCFLQRMTDLQIYEKYCHNKPRSESLWRQCSDCVFFQECQKKLEHKLGLDSYLLKPVQRITKYQLLLKEMLKYSKGCEGTEDLQEALTSILGILKAVNDSMHLIAITGYEGNLSELGKLLMQGSFSVWTEHKKGHAKVKDLARFKPMQRHIFLHERALLFCKRREESGEGYEKAPSYSFKQSLSMNAVGITENAKGDNKKFEIWCNSREEVYIVQAPTADVKTTWVKEIRKVLTTQLEACREASQQRAPDQVVQCPPAAGGPENQSSSPFKVGQRSLKKGDERKAEHCSLDANSSPLPKSAGKGSATSPDHRTKRQSDPTPLGFQGWNKASLSMDASEEHEGYSSGEDPLNSDPEDDNARKLCAGKYTATGDYEKASAQEVAVKMGDTVQLVKEGEDGQWLVRNLNTCAEGWMPTAHLVTLVSKSKSCQSLTSSEGSGSGHLSTSSSCSETCTPFTDVKS, encoded by the exons ATGTGTATGAGAGAAGCtgcatcaccatcatcatcatcatcatcatcatcctgctCCAGCTCCACCCCATCTTCTCCAGCATCCTCCCTTTCCCGACTCCCCCTGGCCGAGGACGTGTCCCGGCAGCCCGGGCTGTGTGAGGCGGCGTCCCCATCGCTCAAGTCTCCGAGGGGGCATCCGTCATCGCCCGTTACCTACACTCACACGCCCTCAGCATCCGTGTTTCTTACAAGACCGCTCGCTACCAGGAATACACCTCTCGGGTTGGAACCCTCTGCTTCGCCTGCGTCCCCTTGTCCCTCCCGCCGCCATCCGTCCTCCACGCCCGTTAACGCCACTGCACCACTCTCTCAGAGGAAGCGGCCGGTAAAAGCAGGCAAGCTGTCTCTTCTCCCCAGGAAAGTGTCTCCCTGCTGGGCCGCTGGTCTCCCGCTGCGCCTCTGGAGGATGATCCTGTGGATGAAAACCGAGGAGATGGACGTGGGGGAGCTGCTAGAGCGGCTGAGGACGGTTAGCAGGAGTATAG ATGAGATCATGCAATTGGACAGCAGCCCTCTCCGTGCTGCTGACATCACTCCTGAACTCAGGAGGCAGTTCGCTTTTCTTTCAG gaggaagaggagacaaCGGCAGCCCCGTCATTGTGTTCCCAGAGTTCCCGTCCTTCGGCGAGATCACGGACAGAGAGTTTCACAATGTCCTCACCTACCTGACAAGTGTACCCAG TTTGCCATCAACAGACGTGGGCTTCATCCTCGTCATCGATCGCCGGCAGGACCGATGGGCGGCCGTCAAAGGGACCCTGCTTCGGATCGCG GGCGCGTTCCCTGGAAACCTTCAACTGGTTCTGGTCCTGAGGCCCACCACTCTCCTCCAGCGCACACTCTCTGACATCCTATTTAAGTTCAACAAGGATGAGTTCAAAATGAAAGTGCCT GTGATCATGCTGAGCTCGGTGAGTGAGCTTCACTCGTACATCGACCACACACAGCTGAGCCGGGAACTCGGTGGAACGCAGGCATACTGTCATGAGAAGTGGATCACTCAACGCATC GCTATCGAGGGCTTTGCCTTGATGGTGAAGAAGATGGCCCAGGCCCTGCAGTCGTTTGGCGCTGAGCTGGCTGAAACAGAACTCCCCGGTGAGACGCAGGCCACCGGCCTCCTCCTCAGTGCACACGGCAGCAAGAAAGACAAGATGAAG GATGATCTGCTGGTGGCTCTGAAGCAAGGTAGCAGGTTGTTGGAGAGCATCAATGAACCTTTGATGCACAACCCTGACCACAGCATGAACCAGGACGAACTGGAGAACCTGGCAACAGTGCAGAG ACTGCTGTCTCAGTTGGACGAGACGGAAAGGGCTTTTGACGAGTTCTGGGGGAAGCACCGTGTCAAACTGGAGCAGTGTCTCCAGCTGCGCCACTTCGAGGACGACTATAAGGAG GTCAGGCTTCTGCTGGATCAGCTGTCTGAGAAACTGGCCACCTTTTCCGAGGTGGGGATCAGTCCCGCTCATGCCGACCATATCCTCAATGATCTCAACGCCTATGAGGAGAGAGTCTGT GAGGTACTGGACAGAGCTTTGGCTTTGGCCCATGAAGGTGATGACCTCATCCAAAAGGCTCACTACGCTCAGGATTCCATTGTGTCGAAAACCAGTGAGCTACGGACACTCTGCCAGGAATTGAGCAACAACCTGAGGGCAAAAAAAGAGCTGCTCCTCAAAGCCCGAGAACTGCATCGCTGCTTGGAGAGG GCTTCAAAGTGGTGCGATGATGGCATTTTCCTGCTGGCCTCCCAGCCCGTGGACAAGTGTCAATCACATGAGGGGGCGGAGTCAGCCCTGCAGGAGTTGGAGGGGTTCCTGGCGGACGCAGGCCAGGACCGACTGTCGGACTTGAGTAGCACCTTTTCAAATTATGAGGCAGTGCTTGACCAGCAGCTCAGG GACCAAGTGGAAAGGGTGTTGCAAAAGCAAGCATCCATGCAGGAGATGTTTGACAAGCGGAGGGTCAGTCTGAACAAGCTGGCAGCCAAGCAGACCAGGCCAGTGCAGCCGGTCGCTCCCAGACCTGAAGCCTTCATCAAATCTCCTCTCAGCTCACCTG CGCACAAAGGTAAACTGGATAGAAGCCACTCCGAGGGAAACAATGCAAGCTACGACAAA GGAGACCAGCGGCAGATTGGAGAGGGTAAACGCAGACACGGTTCTCTGTCGGAAGAAGAGGAGAACTTGGCTGTGCTCAGGAG GCACGTCATGAACGAGCTGCTGGAAACGGAGAGGGCTTATGTGGAGGAACTGCTGTGTGTCCTCCAG GGGTATGCCTCCGAGATGGATAACGCTGCAATGGCGCACCTCATCCCTGCCCATTTGCAGAACAAAAAGGAGGTTTTGTTTGGCAACATGCCAGAAATCTACCACTTCCACAAGAG GACATTTCTGAGGGAGTTGGAGCTATATGCAGACTGTCCAGAACTAGTTGGGAGATGTTTCCTGCAAAGG ATGACAGACCTGCAGATCTACGAGAAGTACTGTCACAACAAGCCTCGCTCTGAAAGCCTCTGGAGGCAGTGCTCCGACTGCGTCTTCTTCCAG GAGTGTCAGAAAAAGCTGGAGCACAAACTTGGCTTGGATTCCTATTTGCTGAAGCCTGTGCAGAGAATCACCAAATACCAGCTTCTGTTGAAG GAAATGCTTAAGTACAGTAAAGGCTGCGAAGGTACAGAGGACCTGCAAGAGGCTCTAACCTCCATCCTGGGCATCCTCAAAGCCGTCAATGACTCCATGCACCTCATCGCCATTACAGGATATGAG GGCAACCTGAGCGAGCTGGGCAAGCTGCTAATGCAGGGCTCGTTCAGTGTGTGGACGGAACACAAGAAAGGCCACGCCAAGGTCAAGGACCTGGCCCGCTTCAAGCCCATGCAGAGACACATCTTCCTGCACGAGAGGGCCCTTCTCTTCTGTAAGCGGAGGGAGGAGAGCGGGGAGGGCTACGAGAAGGCTCCCTCCTACAGCTTCAAGCAGTCACTCAGC ATGAACGCTGTGGGCATTACCGAAAATGCTAAGGGAGACAACAAGAAGTTTGAGATCTGGTGTAACTCCAGAGAAGAGGTCTACATTGTGCAG GCACCAACAGCTGACGTGAAAACCACCTGGGTGAAGGAGATAAGGAAGGTTTTGACAACTCAGCTGGAAGCATGCAGAG AAGCAAGTCAGCAGAGGGCGCCAGATCAGGTTGTCCAATGTCCGCCAGCGGCAGGAGGACCAGAGAATCAAAG CAGCAGCCCATTCAAGGTGGGCCAGAGGAGTTTGAAAAAGGGAGACGAGAGGAAAGCAGAGCACTGCAGCCTCGATGCCAATTCGTCTCCTTTGCCAAAGTCAGCGGGCAAAG GATCCGCGACGAGCCCCGATCACAGGACCAAGCGCCAGAGCGACCCGACGCCGTTGGGCTTTCAAG GCTGGAACAAGGCCTCCCTCTCGATGGACGCGTCGGAGGAACACGAAGGCTACTCCAGCGGTGAGGATCCTCTCAACTCTGACCCAGAGGACGACAATGCCAGGAAGCTG TGCGCTGGTAAATACACGGCGACGGGCGACTACGAGAAGGCTTCCGCTCAAGAGGTGGCGGTGAAAATGGGAGACACGGTGCAGCTGGTGAAGGAGGGCGAGGACGGACAGTG GTTAGTGCGTAACCTGAACACCTGCGCAGAGGGCTGGATGCCCACGGCTCATTTGGTCACCCTCGTCTCCAAGTCCAAGTCGTGCCAGTCGCTCACCAGCTCAG AAGGCAGCGGATCAGGACACCTCAGCACATCATCCAGTTGCAGCGAAACCTGCACGCCTTTTACCGACGTCAAATCTTGA
- the mcf2lb gene encoding guanine nucleotide exchange factor DBS isoform X13: MQVGLILHDPRSEPNGVLPVPALEVCELVLKPSASQMSLHEFLREGSEASYRIMNRLSLLIQNLDISGLGSSFPFSPASRKNSWRHWDDEIMQLDSSPLRAADITPELRRQFAFLSGGRGDNGSPVIVFPEFPSFGEITDREFHNVLTYLTSVPSLPSTDVGFILVIDRRQDRWAAVKGTLLRIAGAFPGNLQLVLVLRPTTLLQRTLSDILFKFNKDEFKMKVPVIMLSSVSELHSYIDHTQLSRELGGTQAYCHEKWITQRIAIEGFALMVKKMAQALQSFGAELAETELPGETQATGLLLSAHGSKKDKMKDDLLVALKQGSRLLESINEPLMHNPDHSMNQDELENLATVQRLLSQLDETERAFDEFWGKHRVKLEQCLQLRHFEDDYKEVRLLLDQLSEKLATFSEVGISPAHADHILNDLNAYEERVCEVLDRALALAHEGDDLIQKAHYAQDSIVSKTSELRTLCQELSNNLRAKKELLLKARELHRCLERASKWCDDGIFLLASQPVDKCQSHEGAESALQELEGFLADAGQDRLSDLSSTFSNYEAVLDQQLRDQVERVLQKQASMQEMFDKRRVSLNKLAAKQTRPVQPVAPRPEAFIKSPLSSPAHKGKLDRSHSEGNNASYDKGDQRQIGEGKRRHGSLSEEEENLAVLRRHVMNELLETERAYVEELLCVLQGYASEMDNAAMAHLIPAHLQNKKEVLFGNMPEIYHFHKRTFLRELELYADCPELVGRCFLQRMTDLQIYEKYCHNKPRSESLWRQCSDCVFFQECQKKLEHKLGLDSYLLKPVQRITKYQLLLKEMLKYSKGCEGTEDLQEALTSILGILKAVNDSMHLIAITGYEGNLSELGKLLMQGSFSVWTEHKKGHAKVKDLARFKPMQRHIFLHERALLFCKRREESGEGYEKAPSYSFKQSLSMNAVGITENAKGDNKKFEIWCNSREEVYIVQAPTADVKTTWVKEIRKVLTTQLEACREASQQRAPDQVVQCPPAAGGPENQSSSPFKVGQRSLKKGDERKAEHCSLDANSSPLPKSAGKERATSPTSDRSAAAKKRFTLQGFSNLKAQKGSATSPDHRTKRQSDPTPLGFQGWNKASLSMDASEEHEGYSSGEDPLNSDPEDDNARKLCAGKYTATGDYEKASAQEVAVKMGDTVQLVKEGEDGQWLVRNLNTCAEGWMPTAHLVTLVSKSKSCQSLTSSEGSGSGHLSTSSSCSETCTPFTDVKS, encoded by the exons ATGCAGGTCGGTCTGATCCTGCACGATCCCAGAAGTGAACCGAACGGGGTCCTTCCCGTGCCTGCCCTGGAAGTTTGTGAGTTGGTTTTGAAACCATCAGCAAGCCAAATGTCTCTCCACGAGTTCTTGCGGGAGGGCAGCGAGGCGTCGTACCGGATCATGAACCGGCTCAGTCTTCTGATCCAGAACTTGGACATCTCGGGACTGGGCTCTTCTTTCCCTTTCAGTCCGGCCAGCCGTAAGAATTCCTGGAGACACTGGGATG ATGAGATCATGCAATTGGACAGCAGCCCTCTCCGTGCTGCTGACATCACTCCTGAACTCAGGAGGCAGTTCGCTTTTCTTTCAG gaggaagaggagacaaCGGCAGCCCCGTCATTGTGTTCCCAGAGTTCCCGTCCTTCGGCGAGATCACGGACAGAGAGTTTCACAATGTCCTCACCTACCTGACAAGTGTACCCAG TTTGCCATCAACAGACGTGGGCTTCATCCTCGTCATCGATCGCCGGCAGGACCGATGGGCGGCCGTCAAAGGGACCCTGCTTCGGATCGCG GGCGCGTTCCCTGGAAACCTTCAACTGGTTCTGGTCCTGAGGCCCACCACTCTCCTCCAGCGCACACTCTCTGACATCCTATTTAAGTTCAACAAGGATGAGTTCAAAATGAAAGTGCCT GTGATCATGCTGAGCTCGGTGAGTGAGCTTCACTCGTACATCGACCACACACAGCTGAGCCGGGAACTCGGTGGAACGCAGGCATACTGTCATGAGAAGTGGATCACTCAACGCATC GCTATCGAGGGCTTTGCCTTGATGGTGAAGAAGATGGCCCAGGCCCTGCAGTCGTTTGGCGCTGAGCTGGCTGAAACAGAACTCCCCGGTGAGACGCAGGCCACCGGCCTCCTCCTCAGTGCACACGGCAGCAAGAAAGACAAGATGAAG GATGATCTGCTGGTGGCTCTGAAGCAAGGTAGCAGGTTGTTGGAGAGCATCAATGAACCTTTGATGCACAACCCTGACCACAGCATGAACCAGGACGAACTGGAGAACCTGGCAACAGTGCAGAG ACTGCTGTCTCAGTTGGACGAGACGGAAAGGGCTTTTGACGAGTTCTGGGGGAAGCACCGTGTCAAACTGGAGCAGTGTCTCCAGCTGCGCCACTTCGAGGACGACTATAAGGAG GTCAGGCTTCTGCTGGATCAGCTGTCTGAGAAACTGGCCACCTTTTCCGAGGTGGGGATCAGTCCCGCTCATGCCGACCATATCCTCAATGATCTCAACGCCTATGAGGAGAGAGTCTGT GAGGTACTGGACAGAGCTTTGGCTTTGGCCCATGAAGGTGATGACCTCATCCAAAAGGCTCACTACGCTCAGGATTCCATTGTGTCGAAAACCAGTGAGCTACGGACACTCTGCCAGGAATTGAGCAACAACCTGAGGGCAAAAAAAGAGCTGCTCCTCAAAGCCCGAGAACTGCATCGCTGCTTGGAGAGG GCTTCAAAGTGGTGCGATGATGGCATTTTCCTGCTGGCCTCCCAGCCCGTGGACAAGTGTCAATCACATGAGGGGGCGGAGTCAGCCCTGCAGGAGTTGGAGGGGTTCCTGGCGGACGCAGGCCAGGACCGACTGTCGGACTTGAGTAGCACCTTTTCAAATTATGAGGCAGTGCTTGACCAGCAGCTCAGG GACCAAGTGGAAAGGGTGTTGCAAAAGCAAGCATCCATGCAGGAGATGTTTGACAAGCGGAGGGTCAGTCTGAACAAGCTGGCAGCCAAGCAGACCAGGCCAGTGCAGCCGGTCGCTCCCAGACCTGAAGCCTTCATCAAATCTCCTCTCAGCTCACCTG CGCACAAAGGTAAACTGGATAGAAGCCACTCCGAGGGAAACAATGCAAGCTACGACAAA GGAGACCAGCGGCAGATTGGAGAGGGTAAACGCAGACACGGTTCTCTGTCGGAAGAAGAGGAGAACTTGGCTGTGCTCAGGAG GCACGTCATGAACGAGCTGCTGGAAACGGAGAGGGCTTATGTGGAGGAACTGCTGTGTGTCCTCCAG GGGTATGCCTCCGAGATGGATAACGCTGCAATGGCGCACCTCATCCCTGCCCATTTGCAGAACAAAAAGGAGGTTTTGTTTGGCAACATGCCAGAAATCTACCACTTCCACAAGAG GACATTTCTGAGGGAGTTGGAGCTATATGCAGACTGTCCAGAACTAGTTGGGAGATGTTTCCTGCAAAGG ATGACAGACCTGCAGATCTACGAGAAGTACTGTCACAACAAGCCTCGCTCTGAAAGCCTCTGGAGGCAGTGCTCCGACTGCGTCTTCTTCCAG GAGTGTCAGAAAAAGCTGGAGCACAAACTTGGCTTGGATTCCTATTTGCTGAAGCCTGTGCAGAGAATCACCAAATACCAGCTTCTGTTGAAG GAAATGCTTAAGTACAGTAAAGGCTGCGAAGGTACAGAGGACCTGCAAGAGGCTCTAACCTCCATCCTGGGCATCCTCAAAGCCGTCAATGACTCCATGCACCTCATCGCCATTACAGGATATGAG GGCAACCTGAGCGAGCTGGGCAAGCTGCTAATGCAGGGCTCGTTCAGTGTGTGGACGGAACACAAGAAAGGCCACGCCAAGGTCAAGGACCTGGCCCGCTTCAAGCCCATGCAGAGACACATCTTCCTGCACGAGAGGGCCCTTCTCTTCTGTAAGCGGAGGGAGGAGAGCGGGGAGGGCTACGAGAAGGCTCCCTCCTACAGCTTCAAGCAGTCACTCAGC ATGAACGCTGTGGGCATTACCGAAAATGCTAAGGGAGACAACAAGAAGTTTGAGATCTGGTGTAACTCCAGAGAAGAGGTCTACATTGTGCAG GCACCAACAGCTGACGTGAAAACCACCTGGGTGAAGGAGATAAGGAAGGTTTTGACAACTCAGCTGGAAGCATGCAGAG AAGCAAGTCAGCAGAGGGCGCCAGATCAGGTTGTCCAATGTCCGCCAGCGGCAGGAGGACCAGAGAATCAAAG CAGCAGCCCATTCAAGGTGGGCCAGAGGAGTTTGAAAAAGGGAGACGAGAGGAAAGCAGAGCACTGCAGCCTCGATGCCAATTCGTCTCCTTTGCCAAAGTCAGCGGGCAAAG AGAGAGCCACAAGCCCTACCTCAGACAGAAGCGCCGCAGCTAAAAAACGCTTTACTTTACAGGGCTTCAGTAACCTCAAAGCTCAGAAAG GATCCGCGACGAGCCCCGATCACAGGACCAAGCGCCAGAGCGACCCGACGCCGTTGGGCTTTCAAG GCTGGAACAAGGCCTCCCTCTCGATGGACGCGTCGGAGGAACACGAAGGCTACTCCAGCGGTGAGGATCCTCTCAACTCTGACCCAGAGGACGACAATGCCAGGAAGCTG TGCGCTGGTAAATACACGGCGACGGGCGACTACGAGAAGGCTTCCGCTCAAGAGGTGGCGGTGAAAATGGGAGACACGGTGCAGCTGGTGAAGGAGGGCGAGGACGGACAGTG GTTAGTGCGTAACCTGAACACCTGCGCAGAGGGCTGGATGCCCACGGCTCATTTGGTCACCCTCGTCTCCAAGTCCAAGTCGTGCCAGTCGCTCACCAGCTCAG AAGGCAGCGGATCAGGACACCTCAGCACATCATCCAGTTGCAGCGAAACCTGCACGCCTTTTACCGACGTCAAATCTTGA